From Methylobacterium radiodurans, a single genomic window includes:
- the ccoN gene encoding cytochrome-c oxidase, cbb3-type subunit I, with amino-acid sequence MAATPSSKYMTEGEVGLGLSLLVGALLCGVASSRAVDAPFGAHMAVFALAAIAGIVAILKRYEGRPDEAPPQMIGGKPNYNLGPVKFTAIAAMVWGIAGFLVGCIIAFQLWAPALNLGLEYASFGRLRPLHTSAVIFAFGGNVLIGTSLYVVQRTCRARLAGELAPWFVVLGYNLFIVIAGTGYLMGVTQSKEYAEPEWYADLWLTIVWVAYLLVFLATLWKRKEPHIFVANWFYLAFIVTIAMLHVVNNLAMPVTVFGSKSYPIFAGVQDALIQWWYGHNAVGFFLTAGFLAIMYYFVPKRAERPIYSYRLSIIHFWALIFMYIWAGPHHLHYTALPDWAQTLGMTFSIMLWMPSWGGMINGLMTLSGAWDKLRTDPVLRFMVVSLAFYGMATFEGPMMSIKAVNSLSHYTDWTIGHVHSGALGWVAYISFGALYCLVPWLWNRREVYSLKLVEWHFWVSTLGIVLYITSMWVAGIMQGLMWRAYNALGFLEYSFVETVEAMQPYYLVRALGGVLFLIGGLIMAYNLAMTIAGKTASESEAPPAGEALPATVGLAPAE; translated from the coding sequence ATGGCCGCGACACCATCATCGAAGTACATGACGGAGGGGGAGGTGGGCTTAGGCCTCTCCTTGCTCGTCGGCGCGCTCCTCTGTGGCGTCGCATCCTCGCGGGCGGTCGACGCCCCGTTCGGCGCCCATATGGCCGTCTTCGCGCTCGCCGCGATCGCAGGCATCGTCGCCATCCTCAAGCGCTACGAGGGCCGCCCCGACGAGGCTCCGCCGCAGATGATCGGGGGCAAGCCGAACTACAACCTCGGACCCGTGAAGTTCACGGCCATCGCCGCGATGGTCTGGGGCATCGCCGGCTTCCTCGTCGGCTGCATCATCGCCTTCCAGCTCTGGGCGCCCGCGCTCAACCTCGGCCTGGAGTACGCAAGCTTCGGCCGCCTGCGCCCGCTCCATACCTCGGCGGTGATCTTCGCCTTCGGCGGCAACGTCCTGATTGGAACCTCGCTCTACGTCGTCCAGCGCACCTGCCGCGCCCGGCTCGCGGGCGAGCTCGCGCCCTGGTTCGTGGTGCTCGGCTACAACCTGTTCATCGTCATCGCCGGCACCGGCTACCTCATGGGCGTGACCCAATCCAAGGAGTACGCCGAGCCCGAGTGGTACGCCGACCTCTGGCTCACCATCGTCTGGGTCGCGTACCTGCTGGTGTTCCTCGCAACCCTCTGGAAGCGCAAGGAACCGCACATCTTCGTGGCGAACTGGTTCTACCTCGCCTTCATCGTGACCATCGCCATGCTGCACGTCGTCAACAACCTGGCGATGCCGGTCACGGTGTTCGGCTCGAAGTCCTATCCCATCTTCGCGGGCGTGCAGGACGCGCTGATCCAGTGGTGGTACGGCCACAACGCGGTCGGCTTTTTCCTCACCGCCGGCTTCCTGGCGATCATGTACTACTTCGTTCCGAAGCGCGCTGAGCGGCCGATCTACTCCTACCGCCTGTCGATCATCCACTTCTGGGCGCTGATCTTCATGTATATCTGGGCGGGCCCGCACCACCTGCACTACACGGCACTGCCGGACTGGGCGCAGACGCTTGGCATGACCTTCTCGATCATGCTGTGGATGCCCTCCTGGGGCGGGATGATCAACGGCCTGATGACCCTCTCGGGGGCCTGGGACAAGCTCCGCACCGACCCGGTCCTGCGCTTCATGGTCGTGTCGCTGGCCTTCTACGGCATGGCGACCTTCGAGGGGCCGATGATGTCGATCAAGGCCGTGAACTCCCTCTCGCACTACACGGACTGGACCATCGGCCACGTGCATTCGGGGGCACTCGGATGGGTCGCCTACATCTCCTTCGGCGCGTTGTACTGCCTCGTGCCCTGGCTATGGAACCGGCGTGAGGTCTACTCGCTCAAGCTCGTCGAGTGGCACTTCTGGGTCTCGACGCTCGGCATCGTACTGTACATCACCTCGATGTGGGTCGCCGGGATCATGCAGGGCCTGATGTGGCGTGCCTATAATGCCCTGGGTTTCCTCGAGTACTCCTTCGTCGAAACCGTCGAGGCGATGCAGCCCTACTATCTCGTCCGGGCGCTCGGCGGGGTGCTGTTCCTGATCGGCGGGCTGATCATGGCCTACAACCTCGCCATGACCATCGCGGGCAAGACCGCCTCCGAGAGCGAGGCCCCGCCGGCAGGAGAGGCGCTCCCTGCGACCGTCGGCCTCGCCCCGGCCGAGTGA
- a CDS encoding Crp/Fnr family transcriptional regulator — MDQVPRRASLAHGALFTNLDEGTAEILLDAATLRQFAAGATLFHQGDAPSQLFQVSSGSVRLTRVNPEGEQTTLRFMGAGDLVGCVAVFRRFPFPATATATEPTAALCWSAVQILDLMRRHPAISANALDTVGDRAREMVDRLAEMTDKGTEARVASVLLRLVGQVGRNGPKGVEIASPATRKDVSEMTGVSYFTVSRILGGWQRQGLVRLGRARIVVLDPGRLAQIAA, encoded by the coding sequence ATGGACCAAGTGCCGCGACGGGCAAGCTTGGCGCATGGTGCCCTATTCACGAATTTGGATGAGGGAACCGCCGAGATCCTGCTGGACGCGGCCACGCTCCGTCAGTTCGCGGCGGGAGCCACCCTGTTCCATCAGGGCGACGCGCCGAGCCAACTCTTCCAGGTCAGTTCCGGCTCGGTGAGGCTGACACGCGTGAATCCGGAAGGAGAGCAGACGACGTTGCGGTTCATGGGAGCCGGCGACCTAGTCGGCTGCGTCGCGGTGTTCCGCCGATTCCCCTTCCCGGCGACAGCGACGGCGACCGAACCTACGGCCGCCCTGTGCTGGAGTGCGGTACAGATCCTGGACCTCATGCGCCGCCATCCGGCGATCTCGGCCAACGCGCTCGATACCGTGGGGGACCGGGCTCGCGAGATGGTCGATCGGCTCGCGGAGATGACGGACAAGGGCACCGAGGCGCGGGTGGCAAGTGTCCTGCTGCGGTTGGTCGGGCAGGTCGGACGCAACGGCCCGAAAGGCGTCGAGATCGCGTCGCCGGCGACCCGGAAGGACGTGTCGGAGATGACGGGCGTCAGCTACTTCACGGTCAGCCGAATCCTCGGCGGCTGGCAGAGGCAGGGCCTCGTGCGACTCGGCCGGGCCCGGATCGTCGTCCTGGATCCCGGGAGGTTGGCCCAGATCGCCGCTTGA
- the hemA gene encoding 5-aminolevulinate synthase codes for MHLRLASDAHHSAPITQGKSGHDYGGFFREAVSRLHGERRYRVFADIERVAGRFPQANWRRPDGSTREITVWCSNDYLGMGQHPEVVGAMTETARRCGVGAGGTRNIAGNTSPLVDLERELADLHGKEAGLVFTSGYVSNQAGISTIAKLIPNCLILSDAFNHNSMIEGVRHSGCEKRIFRHNDLAHLEELLVEAGDRPKLIVFESVYSMDGDVAPIGKICDLADRYGAMTYLDEVHAVGLYGERGAGIAERDGVMHRIDVIEGTLAKGFGCVGGYITGSAAVLDAVRSFAAGFIFTTALPPAVAAAARASVRYLKRSKVEREAHQRQATQTKAALEAAGLPVLHTETHIVPVMVGDAELCKAAADHLLECHGIYIQPINYPTVPRGTERLRITPSPFHDAAQIERLTAALAKTWDALGIPRTGSAFGVAAE; via the coding sequence ATGCACCTTCGGCTGGCTTCGGACGCCCACCACTCGGCTCCGATCACGCAGGGCAAGTCCGGTCACGATTATGGGGGCTTCTTCAGGGAAGCGGTGTCCCGCCTGCACGGCGAGCGCCGCTACCGCGTCTTCGCCGACATCGAGCGCGTGGCCGGCCGCTTCCCGCAGGCGAACTGGCGCCGCCCGGACGGCTCGACCCGCGAGATCACCGTGTGGTGCTCGAACGACTATCTGGGCATGGGTCAGCACCCCGAGGTGGTGGGCGCCATGACCGAGACGGCCCGGCGCTGCGGCGTCGGCGCGGGCGGCACCCGCAACATCGCGGGCAACACCTCGCCGCTGGTCGACTTGGAGCGCGAGCTCGCCGATCTGCATGGCAAGGAGGCGGGCCTCGTCTTCACCTCGGGCTACGTCTCGAATCAGGCCGGCATCTCGACGATCGCGAAGCTGATCCCGAACTGCCTGATCCTGTCGGACGCCTTCAACCACAACTCGATGATCGAGGGCGTGCGCCACTCGGGCTGCGAGAAGCGCATCTTCCGCCACAACGACCTCGCGCACCTCGAAGAGCTGCTCGTCGAAGCCGGCGACCGGCCCAAGCTCATCGTGTTCGAGTCCGTCTACTCGATGGACGGCGACGTGGCGCCGATCGGCAAGATCTGCGACCTCGCCGACCGCTACGGCGCCATGACCTACCTCGACGAGGTCCACGCGGTCGGCCTCTACGGCGAGCGTGGGGCTGGCATCGCCGAGCGCGACGGGGTGATGCACCGGATCGACGTGATCGAGGGCACGCTGGCCAAGGGCTTCGGCTGCGTCGGCGGCTACATCACGGGCTCGGCCGCCGTGCTCGACGCGGTGCGCTCGTTCGCGGCCGGCTTCATCTTCACGACGGCGCTGCCCCCGGCCGTGGCGGCGGCGGCGCGCGCCTCGGTGCGCTACCTCAAGCGCTCGAAGGTCGAGCGCGAGGCGCATCAGCGTCAGGCAACCCAGACCAAGGCGGCGCTGGAGGCGGCGGGCCTGCCGGTGCTGCACACCGAGACCCACATCGTGCCGGTGATGGTGGGCGACGCCGAGCTGTGCAAAGCGGCCGCCGACCACCTGCTGGAGTGTCACGGCATCTACATCCAGCCGATCAACTACCCGACCGTGCCGCGCGGCACCGAGCGCCTGCGCATCACGCCCTCGCCGTTCCACGACGCGGCGCAGATCGAGCGGCTCACCGCGGCGCTCGCCAAGACCTGGGACGCCCTCGGCATCCCTCGCACCGGATCCGCGTTCGGCGTCGCAGCCGAGTAG